One genomic window of Panulirus ornatus isolate Po-2019 chromosome 14, ASM3632096v1, whole genome shotgun sequence includes the following:
- the Pmvk gene encoding phosphomevalonate kinase, whose translation MSDNPVLILLFSGKRKSGKDYITDILQKRLGETHSKIIRLSGPIKQEFALNNGLDYSQLLTASDYKEKFRFKMIAWSEAKRAQDKGYFIRAAIDMYEGDKYPVWIISDMRRQSDLAWFKENYSSCVYTVRITASEDVRKQRGWIFTQGIDDAESECDLDNITDWDQEVDNSNNSEIVDKLLDHLTTICSDRLSSKAKNCVKS comes from the exons ATGTCAGATAATCCTGTCTTAATATTGCTGTTCAGTGGCAAGCGCAAGTCTGGCAAGGACTACAtcacagatatattacaaaaGAG GCTGGGTGAAACTCATAGCAAAATCATACGACTCTCAGGTCCTATCAAACAAgagtttgctttgaacaatggcTTAGATTACTCTCAGCTCTTGACAGCCTCAGATTACAAGGAAAAATTCCGCTTCAAAATGATAGCTTGGAGTGAAGCGAAGCGAGCCCAAGACAAGGGATATTTTATCAGAGCAGCAATAGATATGTATGAAG GTGATAAATACCCAGTCTGGATCATTAGTGATATGAGAAGGCAGAGTGATCTGGCTTggtttaaagaaaattatagcaGTTGCGTTTACACCGTGCGTATCACTGCTTCTGAAGACGTAAGAAAGCAGCGAGGTTGGATTTTCACACAAG GAATTGATGATGCAGAAAGTGAATGTGATCTTGACAACATTACTGACTGGGATCAAGAGGTGGACAACAGTAATAATTCTGAGATAGTAGATAAGTTACTGGATCATCTTACAACAATATGTTCTGATAGATTAAGTAGTAAAGCCAAAAACTGCGTGAAGAGCTAG